The Gammaproteobacteria bacterium sequence TTACCCGTAGACCTACGGAGATGTGGGACCAACAGTGGCAGACAATCTCTGACGCGCTGTTTGAACTATCGCTGGCGTGATTGCTTCTGGATAACCTTGAAACGCGCGATATCTTTTTGGTAACTGGTAGATAACTGCGTATGCTCCGAGCGCTTGCGCTCCATGTATTCGCGGTTTTTCACAATCAGTTCTTTTACCAGGACGATATCTTTGATCAGCTTTTCATCGACCGGTAACCCAGCCGCCAGAAGTCGACGTTTGCGTTGCTGCATAAATTCCAGATTGTGTTCAAACGCGCGGATATTGTTCTCGGTGCTGTTGATGATCTCACTTAGTTGCATGAGATTATTGTCACGCGCCGACTCGATGTCATGCACGCTCGCGTACGACTGTAATAACCTGACATCGTCAGGCTGCAACTCGTTTTCCGCGAAATCTGGTTGGCTTTTAGGCTGCGGTGGCACTACTTCCAGGGTAACGCCGTTAGCATTAACGATCTTATAACCCTTATGCTTCATTTCAGGCGGAATCTGGTCCTGGATAAGCGTTTTACCTCGTGAATCTTTGAACACGTAGTAAATGTCATTTGATGCGAAAACGCTCGGACTGCTTGCGCCTAGCAGCACTACTAATATAAATACGAATATTCCGTTTTCCTTAATCACGTTCATACCCTGAGAAATACATCTTGCAACTCTTTAGGTGACACAGATATAGTCCCCGCGTCCTCCCCCCAACTATTGCAGACAATCATGGATTGGTGGCAACAAGGTCTATTGTTCTTCATCTCCCTGATCGCCAATATCCTCTCGGCATTCGCCGGTGGTGGCGCAGGTCTGCTGCAATTGCCTGCCCTGATTTTTCTGGGTTTGGCCTTCAGCACCGCACTGGCGACCCACAAGTTAGCCAGCGTCTTTCTAGGTATCGGCGCAACTGTGCGGAATTTGAAGGAAGATGTCGTGGAAAAACAATTTGTTTTTCTCATTCTCGCCAGTGGGCTACCCGGCGTTTTCATAGGCGCCAATATCATATTGAATATAAAGGATAATTATGCCGAAGCCGCCTTAGGTGTTTTAACCCTTAGTTTAGGCCTGTATTCCAGATTCAGACCCGAACTTGGACAAAAACAGCAGCCTATTCACCGAAATCTGCGCGGTTTTAGTATTGGCGCTGGCGTGCTATTTCTAATTGGCGTTCTCAATGGCTCACTTACCTCAGGTACGGGCTTGTTTGTCACCTTGTGGCTGGTACGTTGGTTTGGGCTAGAGTACAAACGCGCAGTCGCCTATACCTTAATCCTGGTCGGCTTGTTCTGGAACGGTACAGGCGCTGCCACACTCGGACTACTTGGCGAGGTCGCCTGGGATTGGCTGCCAGCGCTGATATTAGGCTCAATCATTGGCGGCTATACCGGTGCCCATCTTGCGATTGTAAAAGGCAACCGATTGATAAAAAAAACATACGAAGTCATCACTATCGTTACCGGATTGGCGTTAATTTTCTAGAAAAACAATATTCAGTCCAGTTCGACTTTTGCCGACTATATAAGGAATGGAAACCCTGTACTTCGCTCGAAAGTTCACCCTAACCCCGCGCGTGTTTAAGTTACTCGTGGGCATCTGTTTGTTGTTTTCTGCGAGTTTAAGTCAGGCAAAAGTCGATGTCAGTGGCAGCGAAGTCCCCTTAGTCCCTCAATCACTGCTCATCGAAGACCCGGAAAATACATTAAGCCTCGCCGACGTGGCGCAAAGAGTACCCGAACAAAAACCCCATGGCGCGCGTACCGCGAGTTTTGGATTCACGGATTCCACTCACTGGTTTCTGGTTACTTTAAATAACCCGGAGGCAAACACGCTACAAAGGTTACTGGTCTTTTCCCCAACCTGGCTCGACTCACTGGATATCACATTAATAACGCCCGATGGGCACCAGCGTAATATCCAGGCAGGCGACTATTACCCGTTTTCGAATCGCACTCTCGACCACCGCAACATCAATTTCGAATTAATGCTACCACCTGGTGATAGCCAGCTCATCGTCCATACCAAAACATCAGATCCCTATCTGGTCGACATGACGTTATGGAAACTAGACGCCTTTCTTGAAAACGAAGCAGAAGACATCCTATACATTGGCCTGTTGTACGGCGCTGTCCTGGCTATGCTGCTATACAATTTAACGCTGTATATTTCTGTAAGAGAAAAGGTGTACGCCGCCTATATCGGCTATCTATTTTTCTTTTTAATCATGCATGCGACCTACAACGGTCATCTGTATCCCTTGCTCTGGCCAGATTCGCCAGTTTGGGGAAATTGGGCACATTCCACATTTATTTATCTGTTCGTTATCTCTGGCGTCGTATTCGCAATCAATTTTCTTGAATTACGTCAACGCCAACCTCGCGCATGGCGATGGGCGGTTGGGCTCGCCATCACGCTCAGCGCGTCTTTTTTATTGACCGCGCTTGGTGGTTACAGCCTGCATGTACGGACATCGATACTCTGGGTGGTATTTTATGCGCCATATGTTTTGGTACTCGGTGTTATATCACTCAAAGCCGGAAACCGGGCCGCGCGATTCTTTCTTACCGCCGCCCTCGCCGGGTTTGTGGGCTCGTTTATAACTGCGATTACGGTTAGCGGATTTATCCCTTATTCCTACCTGAGCTACCATGCCGTGGATATCGGTATGTTGATAGACGCTATACTGTTATCCATCGCACTGGCCGATAGATTGCGAATCGCGCGAGACGAAATTGAACGCGCTAAAGCCGAACTACTTACAACTAATCAGCGCTATACCGCAAAACTTGAAGAAACCGTGACTCAACGAACCTCCGAACTGCGTCAAGCCAACCTCGATAAAGATACGTTCTATTCGATCGTCGCACACGATCTTCGCGGACCAATTGGGGGGCTTGATACGCTATTCAATCAACTGGTCAAAAAACCGGGGGATATCGATGATGAAACATTGAAAGAAGCGCGTATGGCCACGCGGAGAACAAAAAATCTTCTCGAAGAATTGCTATCGTGGGCACGTAGCCAGAAAGGCGAAATGACACTCGTGTTTGAATGGGTCGATGTAAAACAAATATTACTACAGATGCAAGACCTTTTCTCTATGCAAGCACAAAACAAGTCCATCACGCTAGATTTGAAAATTGAAGATAGCTGCATGGTTAACGTCGATGCAAGCCTGTTAAATACCATTTTACGCAACCTGGTTGGCAACGCTTTGAAATTCACACCGCCCGGCGGACACATACACGCCTATCTAAGCGAGGAAATCGACACCTACAAGTTTCATATCGTTGATAGTGGTGTCGGCATATCTTCAGAGACACAGGAAAAACTATTTCGACCGGAAGAAAAAGTTTCATCCAAGACAGGTACCGGTGGTGAAGCCGGAACCGGTCTTGGATTAATTCTTTGTGCCGAATTCGTTCATAAACTTGGAGGCGAAATTGGCGCGACAAGTAAACTGGGAGAAGGATCTACCTTCTGGTTTACGCTGCAAAAACCTAAAACCATGCCTGCGCAACAAACTGCCGCTGGACACAGATAAACGCTTTCCATCACCTAAATACTTATGCGTTACTAACTCACGATGTCGTGTGACGCTAGAAACTCATCAGGCACATCGGCCGTTTTTCGGCCTGCAATCGCAAAATAATACAGAGGCTCGCCTTCAATCGACAACCTATGCCTGTATCGTTCGATATGGTAAACATCGAGATATTTTGAAAATATCAACTCTCGCATCATTCTCGAAAATCCCGATTTGACGTTGGCATCGAAGAACGTGTCCTTAATATTAAACGCTATCCAGCCTTGTGCTTTAATAATATTGAACGCCTCGATGAACGCCTTTGTCGGTATATCTCCGAAACCTAAGGCCGCAACGGTGTCCATACAATCACACTGCCAGGAGCTAATATCCGCTTTCTTTTCTTCATCAAGATGAATGAAGTCCTCGACATAATACGCATCATATAATCCAGGTCTATCACGCACAGTGGCCTCATATGCCTCTGAAATGATATCTACACCAATGAGGCGTGACACGCCTTGCTTCTTAAGTGCCTCTCCCATCATTCCATTACCAGCACCAAAGTCCAAAACTCGTAGCTCAGACAAGTTATCTTCGGACTGCTCTAACGATGCCTGGAGTATCGTAGCCACTTTATCAGGCGATGTGCATTTCAGGCGATCATAGAAAATTTGCTCGTACAAACCCTGCACTTGATAAATTTTGTCATAATCATGAAACCGGATCTTACGCTGTTGATCATCTTTCTGAAGATAAAAATATGCCTCATCTTGATTGAGATTAGATGATTCGGGTTTTGGAAATTGTATTCTGTGTCGTCGTAACATAAGACTCCTGATTCCAGTTGAATGGATTAGCGCAGCCAGCTCAACAGAAGTTAAACCGGCCGATAATGATCGGGCGCATTTCTTGAATACGATGATAAAACTGATAAAGAATAACTATGTAGATTTCGTCAGCAGAACCAAAAGTTTCAGATAAAAATAATTATCGGCTGAAAAACGCAAATACTAATATTGCTAGTGAGGCACACATTATAACCTATTCCTGAGATTTCTCATGCCGAGTTGCCCACTTTATGGGGAAGCTTACGGTAATACCCTTTGAGTAGGCAAACAAAATAATCCTTAACAAAATCGCCGGATGGTAAGCAGGACGTCTACCGTCATTGTTTTGATAGCGGGGATAAAATATCGACAGATCAAGTTTCTCGTCGAGAAGATGATGCATGGTGAATTCAAACGTCCCTGGCTGTAGTTGATCCTTGAAATTAACTACCACCATCGACGTTTGATCGCAATTTTTACCTATGAATTTCGGCATCAGCATGTTTCCCTATGCGCGCTGCCAGTTTATCAGTTAAAAACACGAGAATGGGGGTTTTCTACAGCCCCAACGTTAAGAGCAGCGGGCGAGTGTAGCGAGGTCCGGCCCCATAGGGGCAAGCTTGATCTTTTTGTTATACGTTTTACGCAACTAGCTTCTTCACATTGAGGTTCTTGCGTTCTTTTTCCGCAAACCAGAGATCATATTGAATTTGCTGATTGAGCCAACTTTCTGCCGTTGTATCAAACGCGATAGATAATCGAACAGCCATTTCGGGGCTTATGCCCGCTCTTCCATTCAGAATATTGGAAAGCGTTTTACGGCTCACCCCCAAAGCTTCTGCAGCCTCGGTTACAGACAAGCCAAGTGGCTCAATACACAGCTCTCTAATTACTTCGCCAGGATGTGGCGGATTATGCATTTGCATAGCGTCTATTTCCTAATGATAATCTTCGTAGTCAACAACATAGGCATCCTCACCTCGAAATTCAAAAGTAACTCGCCAGTTTCCGTCAACACGAACTGACCAAATACCTTTCCTATTTCCTGTTAGTTCATGCAATCTAAGTCCAGGCAAATCCATATCTTTTGCACCGGTCGCTGCGTGAAGTCTACCTAGAATGATTCTTAGTCGGGGCGCGTGTTTAGCCTGCACACCAGCTTTCGTTCCTTTTAAAAAGAACTTCTCCAGGCCCTTGTGCATAAATTCCTTTATCATACGCCGAGCAGTGTAACCTGTTACGTTACAGGTGTCAATCTACGGAGTGGAGGGACGTATAACGTTCAGAGCAGTGAGCGGAGGGAGGTCCGGCCCTGAAAGGGGCTTCACTGACTTGTATTGTTATGTGCGATTTTGCCATGTTGATGGCCTTTGTCGATTGTGAAGTACGGCTATTACACTTATTGATGTTTCTTTTTCTATGAAATAGACTGCGTAAGGAAAGCGCTTTATGAACGTACGGCGGATAGGGCGAAGAACTTCAGGAAATTGCCTTGGGTTCCTCCCTATTCTTGCAAGTCCCTCTTCTATGCAAAGTAAAAAATGGCTACCGAGTCCTTCTCGTTTTACTCGTACCATGAATAAGATTCCGATATTTCTGATTCTGCTTCTTCTCGAATTTCGAGTTGTTTCATTTAGAATCCATTATTCTTTTCTTCACTTCATCCCATGAAGAACCGCTGTTTGGGTTTAACTCGTAGGCTTTTAGCCGTTCTTCGAGTATTTTTCTATGTTCATCTGATAACGGAATTGACGATTCATCTTCAAGCGCACTATCCCAAAGCTCTTCGGCTAGAAGCATCTTTTCAGCAGCGCTAAGATTCTGAAATTTAGACATAATTCAGCTCCAAAGAGTATTTATAGACCTTATTCTAGCCGAAATCTCGGGAGGCGCCTACTAGGTCTAATTTGGCACTAAATCAAGCACATAACATTAAAGCTGTGCGGCGCAAACGAAACGCAGCGTAGTTTGCGTCCAAACGATCGACTTGTTATGCATTTATGTTTATCTCGTAATTTGCCCTTCCGGCCTCACCAGATTTAAATGAGCCAGATCCTTCAATATTGGTAAGCTCTCCAGTTCCTGAGCCTGGAACTACTACAAAGCTACTGCTAGCTACACCATTCTCAAATTTTCCATTGTGTTGAAGTGTGAAGCTTCCTGATTTTCCATTGACTGTACCAGCAACAACCTCAAAACCAACAAATAGTGCTTGAGCTTCTGACTGATATGACATCAAGTATTGAGTTTCGCTAGAGCCTTCAATGGCTCCTGTATATGTTTGGGTAATTTTTGCATGACTTTTCTTGGTTCCACCTTCCCCCTCATTATATGGAGTTTCGTTCCATCCTGTGATCTGAAAAGTTCCTTCCATTTTTATCCTCCTCTAATTGATGGGTGAATGCATAACGCTGTGAGCAGCATCCGAGCGGAGCGTGGTCCGGCCCCGAAGGGGCTTTACTGGCTTGCATTGTTATGCGGCTGACTCTTGTTCGATATCCCAACCAGGAAATACAAGTACCGCTGGATGGCAAGCCAACGCTCTAGCGAGTACTTTTGCGCGCTCAACACCAAGCTGTACTCGATCGTTTTCTATCGCCGAAATAGTGGACTGGGGAATTCCTGTTAGCTCCGCGAGATCATTTTGGCTCATCTCCTGAAACTCGCGCATTATTCTTACCGATTCACCAACAGTAACTGTAATCCGCTTTTTAGACTTGATGTAATCTTTCATATTTTTTTCCTCTGATAGTCGTGAGGAGTTACTTTTACTACCTTAACTAGTATTTCTTCTTTTTCCACTTTATAGATAACTCTGTACTGCAAATTGAGCCTAGATGAGCGGTATCCCTTCCATTCTCCCTTTAAAGCTTCGTCACGTAACCCCTTGATTTTGAGAAGTCCTTCAGGGCCAGACATCGATACAATGTCCTTCCACTTCTCGTAACGCTTTATGACATCTTTTGGCACGCCAGAAAGCTGCTTCGTAAGTGCCTTATGTTCATATATTGACCACATACCGAATTATAGATATATCATATATGGTATGTCTATTAGCGGACGCATAACGTGATAGCTAAGGGGCCGAGCGGTGTCCGCGAGGTCCCGTGCGAAGCATATACTTGAGCGCCATGTTAGGTGTCATTACTACTTTTCCTAAAATACATAGCACCAAGATCGTTAATTCTATGCCCGATAATTTTCTTTCTGGGCTTGTCTACTAAAACAATTAAATATTTATCATCTTCTGGGACAGCAATACCAATATGTTGATATTGGCCATCTGCACTTTCATAAATATGATTTACTTTCCAGTCCCAAGCAGAGCAATTGTGATATTCGGCCTCAATTATGGGATCGGCATAGCCCCATAGATCAACAATCTCATCAGCTGTTTCAGTGATGTTTTTCATGGGAGGAGTGAATGTTATTTCGTACTCTTCCTTTGTTAATTCACGTATTTCCAATTTACACCTAACGCCAAGGTGAACAGCCGAGCAAAGCGAGGTCTGAGCCGATAGGCGAATTCAACCTTTTTGTTATTCGTCCAAGGCTAGAACCTGACACGATACCCCACCATCATATGTTCATATTGATAAACTATCCCATAGCCAACGGCACCACCAACTAGAGAACCAAATACAATAGCGGGTACATTAAAGAGGCTACAGTTTCTGCTACTAAATGGACTAAATGCATCGGTGCAAAATGTAAAGATTGCTGCTGCTAACGCTCCAATACTCGCCCCCATTCCAGTCGCAGTTCCCCGATCTACTAACTTCGCCTGCGACTGAATCAATATCTGCGGTATTCGATCTCTCTTAACGATTGGAATTAAGTTGATTGAGTTCCCTAGATCTCGATTTTCTTCGATGTTTAGCGCAAAATGATGCGGGTCGGCAGCATTACTGGCGAAACTATAAGAATGTTGGAATAGCACACTTACGATGAATACTTTTATTACAATATTGACATTTTTCATATATGCATCAACTCAAGTAGTGCGAATAACGCTCAGAGCAGCGGCCGAGCGGAGCGAGGTCCGGCCCCGCAGGGGCAAGCTGGCTCTGCTTGTTATGCGCTACTTTGGATGGCATTTCACTCCTTTTTTACCATAGTGCTTTTCGCCATACCAAGTTTCCCAGTCATAGCCTAGAACTATAGATGTTTTGAAATCCTGTCGTCCTTCAGTTACTTTTCCGCTACAGTAGTAGTTTCGCGCTCGAACATAATACGCTTGAGCCTTGTTTTCTTGAAATCTACTAATATACCTGCTGCAAACATCTACACCCAACTCATACTCTTCAACATACTCAAGAGTCGTACAGTAGCTCATTAGATAACCAGGCTCTTTAGATTTTTCCACTAGGTCAAGAGACTCCTCAATTAAACCAACAGCCTTTTTCCATTTTCCGGAATTCGATAGCGTTTGCACGACATAAAAATATGCCAATGCTTCTGCTTGGTCTTGCTTTTTTAAACGATTAAGAACTACTACGGCTGCCTCATCTAAAGAAAATGCATTACTAAACTCTAGAATTCCAATAAGAGTTTCTTCTTTTAATTTACAATCGCCAGGCTCAACAAGGCGAACAATGGGGTCTATGACCTTTAAAGCAAAATCTCGATCGGCGTATCTATATATATCTTCTCCCTTAATCATAGCTCTGAGCATTACCACCAAATTATCTTCACCTTCGCTACAAGAGTCCTCCGCGAATAGCACTTCTCCATATGCAATACTAAGAGCGACTAAAATGAGACAAAGTAATTTCATAGTTCTATAGGCGCATAACGCTTGTAGCACAGGCAAAGTTGAAGCGTAGCGAAAACTTTGTCCTTGTGGCTACACTTGTTATGTTCTTCCTGTTTTAACTAACGTATAACATTTATCTTTGGCCGACGGCACCCTAACCAAATATACAAACCGATACCACATCGCAATTTTGCTGAGAATCAATTTATGTATTAGCTCATTTGCGCAAAATGCATGCTTTGATACCAATTTCATGTCATTAGATATGTTACGTATTTTTCCGTTAAATACATCGATGCTCACAGGCAACTTATCAGTGGAGTCCAATACATTTAGATATTCTTTAATTTCATCTATTCTTTCACACAATATCGGGTATATTTTATCGATCATGCTAAGGTGAGTAGCTAACGAGATATTCACAGGCAAAATTCTAGACATAGACATTGTGTACATTGGCGAAAGTTTTGGTTTTTGTTTTACTAGCAAAGTAGCATACAACAAATCCCATTTTGCTTTTGGGACGCGCTTACTTGCCGCAATTTCTGCTATGCGTGACCTAGCTGCAAATATATGCAGCAAATCTGGAACAATCACCATAGCAGAAACTATTTCGTCTCGGTTCTTTGCATTCCATGCCACGTACATGGCAACTAAAAGCGCAAATACACCGCCAAGAAAAGATCCGGCCAGAGTCTGCCACTTATCCATAAAATTTACTAGATCATTCATTGCAAGTTATTACCAAGTGAACATAACGCCAAGCCAAGAGGCGCTGAGCGCAGCGAAGCGTCCGAGGGAGCGTAGCGACCTTGGGCGACTGGTTATAAGCCTTGTTTGTTGTGCCACTCATGACTACAACCACCTTTACATTCCATTTCTCTTCTTCGATTATCCGCCGCAGCGAAGATGGCTACAAAAAGCTGAAAGGCTCGATATTGATCTAAACCTGTCATACTCAGTACTTTTTGCCTAGCCTCATTAAACGGTTTCGACCTAATGAGAACGCAGGGAGAATATGTTTCCTTCAGCCCTGAATTTTGCATACCCAGATCGATATCTTCAACCGTTGGATGCGATTGAAAGATACACATATCTAGGGAACGCATAATATCCATCTTTTGATTTTCGTCAGAATCTTCAAACCATTTCAGCCCATCATCAACAGATATGAGATT is a genomic window containing:
- a CDS encoding sulfite exporter TauE/SafE family protein; translated protein: MDWWQQGLLFFISLIANILSAFAGGGAGLLQLPALIFLGLAFSTALATHKLASVFLGIGATVRNLKEDVVEKQFVFLILASGLPGVFIGANIILNIKDNYAEAALGVLTLSLGLYSRFRPELGQKQQPIHRNLRGFSIGAGVLFLIGVLNGSLTSGTGLFVTLWLVRWFGLEYKRAVAYTLILVGLFWNGTGAATLGLLGEVAWDWLPALILGSIIGGYTGAHLAIVKGNRLIKKTYEVITIVTGLALIF
- a CDS encoding sensor histidine kinase; translation: MLFSASLSQAKVDVSGSEVPLVPQSLLIEDPENTLSLADVAQRVPEQKPHGARTASFGFTDSTHWFLVTLNNPEANTLQRLLVFSPTWLDSLDITLITPDGHQRNIQAGDYYPFSNRTLDHRNINFELMLPPGDSQLIVHTKTSDPYLVDMTLWKLDAFLENEAEDILYIGLLYGAVLAMLLYNLTLYISVREKVYAAYIGYLFFFLIMHATYNGHLYPLLWPDSPVWGNWAHSTFIYLFVISGVVFAINFLELRQRQPRAWRWAVGLAITLSASFLLTALGGYSLHVRTSILWVVFYAPYVLVLGVISLKAGNRAARFFLTAALAGFVGSFITAITVSGFIPYSYLSYHAVDIGMLIDAILLSIALADRLRIARDEIERAKAELLTTNQRYTAKLEETVTQRTSELRQANLDKDTFYSIVAHDLRGPIGGLDTLFNQLVKKPGDIDDETLKEARMATRRTKNLLEELLSWARSQKGEMTLVFEWVDVKQILLQMQDLFSMQAQNKSITLDLKIEDSCMVNVDASLLNTILRNLVGNALKFTPPGGHIHAYLSEEIDTYKFHIVDSGVGISSETQEKLFRPEEKVSSKTGTGGEAGTGLGLILCAEFVHKLGGEIGATSKLGEGSTFWFTLQKPKTMPAQQTAAGHR
- a CDS encoding methyltransferase encodes the protein MLRRHRIQFPKPESSNLNQDEAYFYLQKDDQQRKIRFHDYDKIYQVQGLYEQIFYDRLKCTSPDKVATILQASLEQSEDNLSELRVLDFGAGNGMMGEALKKQGVSRLIGVDIISEAYEATVRDRPGLYDAYYVEDFIHLDEEKKADISSWQCDCMDTVAALGFGDIPTKAFIEAFNIIKAQGWIAFNIKDTFFDANVKSGFSRMMRELIFSKYLDVYHIERYRHRLSIEGEPLYYFAIAGRKTADVPDEFLASHDIVS
- a CDS encoding transposase gives rise to the protein MPKFIGKNCDQTSMVVVNFKDQLQPGTFEFTMHHLLDEKLDLSIFYPRYQNNDGRRPAYHPAILLRIILFAYSKGITVSFPIKWATRHEKSQE
- a CDS encoding HigA family addiction module antitoxin; its protein translation is MQMHNPPHPGEVIRELCIEPLGLSVTEAAEALGVSRKTLSNILNGRAGISPEMAVRLSIAFDTTAESWLNQQIQYDLWFAEKERKNLNVKKLVA
- a CDS encoding type II toxin-antitoxin system RelE/ParE family toxin, whose protein sequence is MIKEFMHKGLEKFFLKGTKAGVQAKHAPRLRIILGRLHAATGAKDMDLPGLRLHELTGNRKGIWSVRVDGNWRVTFEFRGEDAYVVDYEDYH
- a CDS encoding addiction module protein, with translation MSKFQNLSAAEKMLLAEELWDSALEDESSIPLSDEHRKILEERLKAYELNPNSGSSWDEVKKRIMDSK
- a CDS encoding DUF3224 domain-containing protein, translating into MKMEGTFQITGWNETPYNEGEGGTKKSHAKITQTYTGAIEGSSETQYLMSYQSEAQALFVGFEVVAGTVNGKSGSFTLQHNGKFENGVASSSFVVVPGSGTGELTNIEGSGSFKSGEAGRANYEININA
- a CDS encoding helix-turn-helix transcriptional regulator, which produces MKDYIKSKKRITVTVGESVRIMREFQEMSQNDLAELTGIPQSTISAIENDRVQLGVERAKVLARALACHPAVLVFPGWDIEQESAA
- a CDS encoding type II toxin-antitoxin system mRNA interferase toxin, RelE/StbE family, with amino-acid sequence MWSIYEHKALTKQLSGVPKDVIKRYEKWKDIVSMSGPEGLLKIKGLRDEALKGEWKGYRSSRLNLQYRVIYKVEKEEILVKVVKVTPHDYQRKKI
- a CDS encoding DUF5958 family protein, whose protein sequence is MNDRELTINKIAQNLISVDDGLKWFEDSDENQKMDIMRSLDMCIFQSHPTVEDIDLGMQNSGLKETYSPCVLIRSKPFNEARQKVLSMTGLDQYRAFQLFVAIFAAADNRRREMECKGGCSHEWHNKQGL